One Roseimaritima multifibrata DNA window includes the following coding sequences:
- a CDS encoding DUF1559 domain-containing protein, protein MVAFSTRRFQNRRGFTLVELLVVIAIIGVLVGLLLPAVQAAREAARRMSCSNNMKQLGLALHMYHDTNQRMPPASFVADVTTNRPASWLVRILPYMEQSAAYNLSTFSGTDWASRSDGTNLNWLPYNGLVVPSLACPSSPLPGTRVDPASAGTIALGAPAELEVQISSYVGVNGDYNEDNSQWNGYHGMSDYNGIIVPVDDRNRLTVRFASITDGTSQTVAIGEQSNFTRVRLADGTFDKYDQRASNWWGGAWSGGGGGTSTDSEAYWMNISSSRVGINYVATSRYSPHGIGPYWYGRPGHHSIFTSAHPGGAQFTLGDGSVRFLSENMRFEIFSLLTNRADGQVVPGDSI, encoded by the coding sequence ATGGTTGCCTTTAGTACTCGCCGGTTTCAAAACCGAAGAGGCTTCACCCTGGTCGAATTGCTTGTTGTGATTGCGATCATCGGTGTTCTGGTAGGGTTGTTACTGCCGGCCGTTCAAGCGGCTCGCGAAGCGGCTCGCCGAATGTCCTGTTCGAACAACATGAAGCAGCTCGGCCTGGCGCTTCATATGTATCACGACACGAATCAGCGGATGCCTCCCGCTTCGTTTGTTGCGGACGTTACCACCAACCGGCCTGCGTCCTGGTTAGTTCGTATTCTTCCTTACATGGAACAGAGTGCGGCATACAACCTTTCGACTTTTAGCGGTACCGATTGGGCTTCGCGCTCCGACGGCACCAATCTTAACTGGCTGCCGTACAACGGTCTGGTCGTCCCTTCGTTGGCTTGCCCATCCAGTCCCTTGCCTGGAACTCGCGTGGATCCGGCCAGTGCCGGAACGATTGCTTTAGGAGCCCCCGCCGAGCTGGAAGTTCAGATCTCCAGTTACGTCGGTGTGAATGGTGACTACAACGAAGACAACTCGCAGTGGAACGGATACCACGGCATGAGCGATTACAACGGGATCATTGTCCCTGTCGATGATCGCAATCGATTGACCGTCCGCTTCGCATCGATCACCGACGGCACCAGCCAGACTGTGGCGATTGGCGAGCAATCCAACTTCACTCGCGTCCGTTTGGCCGATGGAACTTTTGATAAATACGACCAGCGCGCAAGTAACTGGTGGGGTGGTGCATGGTCCGGCGGTGGCGGCGGAACGAGCACCGATTCGGAGGCATATTGGATGAATATTTCTTCATCACGAGTCGGCATTAACTATGTCGCGACGTCTCGCTATTCGCCTCATGGAATTGGTCCCTATTGGTATGGTCGTCCAGGCCATCACTCGATTTTCACCTCGGCTCATCCCGGCGGGGCGCAGTTCACTTTGGGGGACGGTTCGGTCCGCTTCCTTTCGGAGAACATGCGGTTCGAAATTTTCTCGTTGCTGACCAACCGAGCTGATGGCCAGGTTGTCCCCGGCGACAGTATCTAA